The Gammaproteobacteria bacterium sequence GTTGGTAGCGTGGAAAATGCTGCACCAAATTTTGAATCTGTTGTTGTTTCTGAAGTAATCAGTGTAGATAATCATCCGGACGCCGATAAACTCAGCGTGTGCAAAGTGAATGATGGTAATGAAACTTTGCAAATAGTGTGTGGAGCAAAAAATGTCCGCCCAGGATTAAAGGTTCCTCTGATCAAAGTAGGTGGCTTTCTCACTAATCCTGAAGGCAAGCAATTTAAGATCAAAAAATCCAAATTGCGCGGCGTAGAGTCAAACGGAATGTTGTGCTCGGCAGTTGAACTCGGTCTTGCGGAAAGCTCGGAAGGTTTGTATGAGCTGCCAAATG is a genomic window containing:
- a CDS encoding phenylalanine--tRNA ligase subunit beta; translation: MKFSEAWLREWVNPDIDTSTLCQQLTMAGLEVGSVENAAPNFESVVVSEVISVDNHPDADKLSVCKVNDGNETLQIVCGAKNVRPGLKVPLIKVGGFLTNPEGKQFKIKKSKLRGVESNGMLCSAVELGLAESSEGLYELPNDAPVGKNIREYLQLDDKIIEVDLTPNRGDCLSLRGIAREVATLNHVEFNDLCFS